One Lytechinus variegatus isolate NC3 chromosome 11, Lvar_3.0, whole genome shotgun sequence DNA segment encodes these proteins:
- the LOC121424335 gene encoding zinc finger Ran-binding domain-containing protein 2-like produces MSITDVVMSGKKFMGNDGDWVCNNGKCSNVNFARRTHCNRCGAEKSRMKIKDGGLIIGKQMAEKSHGLFSADDWQCKMCGNVNWARRNECNVCHSPKFGKIEERTGYGGGFNERGTVEYRDDRGSDSDEEYDEFGRRKRKFRKSDDLPKSILKEVDEEKEDDEEEEEDDEGNLDAYKLDSDDDDDEGGDLSAYALVDSDTEQKSSRPAESSSSDAKSVSSQHSSYRSRSSGSSRSRSRSRSKDRRSGTYSRSRSRSRSRDRRWSRDKKSRSRSRSRDRRRSRDRRSRSRSRSRDRRRSGSKSSGSSSKHRRYSRSYSRSRSRSPLRKDYKDRGSRYF; encoded by the exons ATGTCTATTACCGATGTCGTTATGTCGGGGAAGAAGTTTATGGGAAATGATGGCGATTGGGTATGCAACAACGGAAA gtgtAGCAATGTGAACTTTGCAAGGAGAACTCACTGCAACAGATGTGGGGcag AGAAGAGTCGAATGAAGATAAAAGATGGAGGCCTGATCATTGGAAAACAGATGGCCGAGAAGAGTCATGGTTTATTCAGTGCTGATGATTGGCAGTGTAAGAT GTGTGGTAATGTCAACTGGGCCAGGAGGAATGAATGCAATGTTTGTCACTCACCTAAATTTGGAAAAATTGAAGAGAGAACTG GGTATGGAGGTGGATTCAATGAGAGAGGTACAGTGGAATACAGAGATGACAGGGGGTCTGATTCAGACGAAGAATATGATGAG TTTGGTAGAAGAAAGAGGAAATTTCGCAAATCTGATGACCTACCAAAAAGTATACTCAAAGAGGTAGATGAAGAGAAGGAAGACGacgaagaagaggaggaggatgacGAAGGCAACCTTGATGCATATAAATTGGATTCAGAT gatgatgatgatgaaggtggcgATCTCTCAGCGTATGCATTAGTGGACAGTGATACGGAACAGAAGTCATCCAGGCCAGCAGAGTCGTCGTCATCCGATGCGAAGTCCGTTTCCTCTCAGCACTCATCCTACCGGTCAAGGAGTTCCGGTTCTAGCCGGTCCCGGTCAAG ATCTCGATCCAAGGATCGCAGATCCGGTACATACTCTAGATCCAGATCCAGGTCCAGAAGCCGAGATCGCAGATGGTCTAGAGATAAGAAGTCACGTTCCCGCTCCAGGAGTCGAGATCGCAGAAGATCAAGAGATAGGAGGTCACGTTCGCGTTCAAGGAGTCGAGACCGGAGACGATCTGGGTCAAAGTCATCTGGTTCATCATCAAAGCATCGGCGGTACTCAAGGTCATATTCAAGGTCAAGATCAAGGTCACCATTGAGGAAGGATTACAAGGACAGAGGTTCACGCTACTTCTGA